From the genome of Mycobacterium kansasii ATCC 12478:
GGCCAGACGGTGGTGCTGGAATACGCTCGGCCCGGGCCGGGCGCGCTGGTACCCGCCGGACGACTGGTGCCCGACGACCTCTACGGGGAACAACCCAAAGCCTGGCGAAATCTGCGGTTCGCCCGCGACAAGATGCCCGCCGACGCCGTCGCCGTCCGGGTGGTCGCCGAGGACCTGTCCCTGACCCCGGAGGACTGGATCGCGGTGACCCCGCCGCGGGTGCCGGACCTGCGGTCGTTGCAGGAATACGTCGGCTCCACCCAACCGGTGCTGCTGGATTGGGCGGTCGGGCTCGCGTTCCCGTGTCAGCAGCCGATGCTGCACGTCAACGGCGTCACCGAAATTCCGAAATTCCGCATCACACCGGACTACAACGCCAAGAAGCTGGACACCGACACCTGGGAAGACGGCGTCAACGGCGGGCTGCTTGGCATCACCGACCTGCTGCTGCGCGCCCATGTGATGGCGACTTATCTGTCGCGCGACTGGGCCCGCGACTGGGGATCATTGCGCAAATTCGACACCCTGGTCGATGCCCCGCCCGCACAACTCGACCTGGGCACCGCGACCCGCAGCGGATTGTGGTCGCCGGGCAAGATCCGGATCGGCCCCTGAGTTGGAGTCTGCGTTCATCGCGGGTTCGAGGCCGCCGGGCCAGGGCTAGGAAAGAGCTAGCCAGTCTACGCATGCGGTGGTCACAGTGTCGGCGACATACGCGCAGTCTCGTCGCAGCCTTCCCTCACCGCGCGATCAGCACACTCCTGCCGACGACGGCCCCGTCGGCAGCCAGCGCCTCGAGTTGGGAGTAGCTGCCGGAATTCCCAATCTGCGGGATCGATGTGTCGTAGCCGGACCAGGCGACGGTGGTCCGAGGCGTCATGGTGTTGCTTTCCGGGCCGGACAGTAACCGCCACCGGTTCACCCTGGTGGCGCCGTTCCACACCGCGTGTGCGGTATCGCCGGCGAAGGTCAGTTGCGGGGGTTCGACGGGATCGCCGGTCCACTCGTCGAGGAACGCCCGATAGGTGCCGCCGGGCAAGCTGGCGTCGAACACCATCTCTCCACCCGCGGTGAACTCGGAGATGTGTTCGGCGGTGCCCCACCCGGAGAAGGTGTTGCCACCCGGAAGCTGTTGCAGGTTACCCATGGCCCCCACGCTGAGATCGCCCGGATGGCGCTGCGCCCGGACCAGGCTCGCCCGGCCGGCGGCGACATCCAGGTGGATCCATTTCAGGCTGGTCGGCACGGAACCATCGCCCATGTGCCCCCGGCTGCCCTCGTAGTGGTTGTCGAACAACGTGACCGTGGCGGCATCGGGCATCTCCACGTCGTGCTGGTAGGCGAATTCAACGCCGTCGCCGAGGGCGAACGTGGACCGCTTACCACCCAGTCGCCAGTTGATGGCGCCGGTGCGGTAATCGACATTGAAGACCGTGGAGAGGGCGCGCATGCTGATCACCAGGTTGCCCGCCGGGTCCATCGCTATCGAGTTCATGTGGTACGCGTCG
Proteins encoded in this window:
- a CDS encoding arylsulfotransferase family protein, producing the protein MTSELRISRRQLGVATGGILAGGLIAVGTRGHKSANPAASAVSPQSLGYTINVDQPGGAPGYVFFVSGTTAAHLGNVSRPCVLVVADKAGHVVWQRELPAGETAGNLRVQRYRGKPVLTWWQGRKQSGHGLGASYIADEHYNVISTLTPGGELSSDMHEFRLTPDGRALITSYPEVAADLTAIGGPRDGRVYNCTASVVDVATKQTLFQWDALSHIPISDSPARCTAGQTFDAYHMNSIAMDPAGNLVISMRALSTVFNVDYRTGAINWRLGGKRSTFALGDGVEFAYQHDVEMPDAATVTLFDNHYEGSRGHMGDGSVPTSLKWIHLDVAAGRASLVRAQRHPGDLSVGAMGNLQQLPGGNTFSGWGTAEHISEFTAGGEMVFDASLPGGTYRAFLDEWTGDPVEPPQLTFAGDTAHAVWNGATRVNRWRLLSGPESNTMTPRTTVAWSGYDTSIPQIGNSGSYSQLEALAADGAVVGRSVLIAR